A segment of the Leptospiraceae bacterium genome:
AACTGAAGAAACGTTAAAACAAACAAAAAAAAAGTCACAAAACCAACATAGATCTTACGTTTGTTTATTAGAAAAAATGAATTTAATAATATAAAATAAGCGATGTAGTTAAAAAAAATATCTTTAATAAAAACTTTATCTAAAGAATGAAAAAAATTGTTTTCAAAAAAAAGATAACCTTCAACGTAAATCAAAACCATCAGAGGCAATGTAACCAAAATTATATATGGTTGAAATCTATATTTCACATTTGCAAAAAATTTGACTTAATTTCTTTGTCGATTATTTTTAAAATAAAATTTTGTATCTAAAATTAACCTTTAGTTATTAATTTCATGCAAAATGGAATTTTTTTAGGATTTCTTAAAATTTTCAGATTTTTTGAAACAAAACTCTAGTAGAAAGACCTTATATATTAAGAAACTATCAGCTAATTAAAAATCATTAGAATAAGGGTAAAAGGGGAGGATAATTTGTGGTTGAGGTATTATCCTCAACCTTTTTTTCAAAAAGAATTAACAAACAAAGTAAGCATCAAGCACTTTTTTGCATTTAATGAATTTCTTTTGCGTTGACAAAAAATCATTTTCTTTTTCAATGAAGCAGGTGAAACGTGTTCTAATTCTTTGCACAGGAAACTCTTGTAGAAGCCAAATGGCTGAAGGTATCCTCAAATCCTTTTCTTCTAAGCATTACATTGTTTCAGCTGGAACAAACATATCAGATAGGGTTCATCCCAAAGCGATCAAAGTAATGAAAGAAATTGGTATCGATATTTCAAATCATTATCCTAAAAGTGTTGATCAGTTTTTGAGTCAATCTTTTGATTTTTTGATTACAGTATGTGATTCGGCAAAAGAAAGTTGTCCTACTTTTTATGGTCCTGTGAAACACCGACTCCATATTGGATTTGAGGACCCAGCAAAAGCAGAGGGAACAGAAGAAGAAGTAATGAATGTTTTTCGTAAAGTCCGGGATGAAATCTATAAAGAATTCAAAAACTTCTACGAAAAATATTTAGCTTGAAGATGGGTTTGAACTTGATCATAAAAATTATTGATAAAATTGTTAATAGATTGTGCTAAATCATTACGATGAGGAGCAGAGTAGATTAAACTTCTACTTATATTGATCAGAGCATTCCATTCGAAAACGTGTAGGACGTTTTCTAAACTTCCTTTTTGTTCTCCGATACCGGGAACTAATATCGGAATGTCTTTTGTGATTTGCTTTATTTGCTTTAAATCTTCGAGGGTATTGGTAGCTCCTACCACTGCAGAGACATTATCATAGAGTTGATTCCATTCGTAAATTTTTCTGGCTACCTCAAGGAATAAAGGAGGATTTCCATAGAATTCAAAATCTACTTTTGATGGATTGGAGGTCAGACATAGAACTATAGTTCCTTTGTTTGGGTATTCGATAAAGGGCTTTATACTATCAAAACCCATGTAAGGATTCACGGTGATTGCGTCAAAATTCCAATATTCAAAAATCCCCTTCGCATATTGTTTTGAGGAATGAAGTATATCACCTCGTTTGGCATCGGCGATAAGGATTTTCTTGGTTTGAGAAGTTTTCATTCTTTCACGGATTATGGTCAAAATTTGATCCATAAGATTCCAACCATCTTTACCAAAAGCTTCAAAAAAAGCAAAGTTGAATTTATAAGCACTGCAGAAATCAAAAGTATATTCTATAATATCAGAAAAAAAAATTTTTAATCCATCGATTGTTTTTTCATATCCAGTAGGGAGTAGATCAGCGTTTGGATCGATTCCAATACATAAATTTTTTTTAGTTTCAATAATGAATTTTAGTGTTTTTCGATTATATGTTGACATAAAATCCTATGTGCTTATTATTAGATTTATATTATATTTCACGGATTCTTACAATCTCTATGTAAAAAAAGGAGGTAGTCATGTCAACAAAAACGAAAGCAAAGAACTTAGCAGAACTTTATAAAGAAGCAGCAGAAAAATATGGTGATTTACCTGCTTTTGCTACAAGAAACGAGAACAAGGTTTTTGAGCCCGTATCTTTCAAAGAATTATATGAAATGGGAGTAGCATTAGCAACAGCTTTTATTGATCTTGGGATTCAACAAAGAGAACACGTGTGTTTTTTCTCTGATAACCGTTTTGAATGGATTTTAGTGGATTATGGTATTCAACTTTGTGGAGCTGTGGACGTTCCAAGAGGTAGTGACATAACAGATGGGGATATACAATATATAGTTCCTCATTCTGATGCAAAAGTAGTGATTGTCGAAAACCAAGCGGTTTTAGATAAGGTGTTAAAAAACAAAGCCCATTTGAAAAACATACAACATATCATTGTCATGGACAAAAATACAAAACCTCCTGAAGGTGTTTTACATCTATACGATTTACTTGAGAAAGGAAAAGAACTTCGCAAAAAAGGAGATCGCAGAGTAGAAGAAAGAATGGCAAACATAAAAGAAGATGACTTATTCACATTGATTTATACTTCCGGAACAACAGGAACTCCTAAAGGAGTGATGTTAACTCACAAAAACATTATTTCTCAAATCAATAATCTTCCAGATGAAATTACATTATCACCACAGGATCGAGTTTTGTCGATACTTCCCATTTGGCATATCTTTGAGCGAATGTTCGAAATGCTTTGTATCGCCAACGGCATATGCACTTATTACACAAATGTGAGAAATGTTCGTGAAGATCTGACCATTGTAAAACCTACCTTTATGGCATCAGCTCCAAGGCTTTGGGAAAGTGTGTATCAAGGAATCTTAAAACGTATCGAAGAAGCACCAGCTATTCGTAGGAATTTGTTTCACGCAGCTTACTATTGTTCAAAAAAATTCAAAGGAGCGATTCGCTTTTTGACCTTCAGAGAATTGGACACGACTGGAAGAAATCCAATATATTCATTTTTCTTGGGAATTTATCATCTTATCAATTTAATTATTTTCGCTATACCGAATTTGATTTTGGATGCGATTGTATTGTCAAAAATCCGAGCAGCAACGGGAGGGAAATTACGGGGATCTGTGTCTGGTGGTGGTGCGCTTCCCTTGCACGTGGATGAGTTTTTTAACAATATTGGAATTCCTGTTTTGGAAGGATATGGTATGACAGAGACAGCTCCTGTTTTGGCGGTGCGAACATATAGTAAATTAGTTCCCGGAACTGTCGGTCCTCTTTATCCCAATACCGAATTACGTTTGATTGATATTTCGACAGGCGAGATTCTATACACCACAGAACCGAATGGACCGAAAAAACGAGGAGTGAAGGGAGAAATTCATGTTCGAGGACCCCAAGTGATGAAAGGATACTACAAAAACCCAGAAGCCACTGCAAAAACCATCGATAAAGATGGATTCTTAAATACTGGTGATTTGGGAATGATGACATTTAATAACTGTCTGAAGATAGTAGGAAGATCCAAAGAAACCGTAGTTCTTTTAGGAGGAGAAAACGTAGAACCAGTTCCAATTGAAAATCGACTATTAGAGTCTCCTTTGATCCATCAGTGCATGGTTGTTGGTCAAGATAAGAAATATTTAGCTGCTTTGATTGTTCCATCCTTAGAGCAACTCAAAGAATATGGTTCTACGTACGAAGAATTAGCAAAAAATGAAGAAGTATTGAAATTACTACGAAATGAAGTAAAAAGACTTATTTCTGCGGAAGCAGGTTTTAAATCCTTTGAGCGTGTTGTTGATATAAGGTTGTTGCCTAAACCTTTTGAAGTCGGTGATGAGCTAACGAATTTATTCAAAATCAAACGTCACGTAGTGACAGAAAAATATAAGGACCTAATTGAAGAAATGTATAAAGAAAAGTAGTCCTTTGTTGGACTACTTTATTTATGAAACAACACAGCTCGATAACGAATAGTATTGTTTCGTAGTTTTCGGATGGCTTGATTCACCTCTTCTAAGGGAAAGGTTTCTATCTTTGCTTTGATTTTGTGTCTTCTTGCAAATTCCAGCATTTCTTTGATTAAAGAAGGACTGCCAATAATACTTCCACTTATATGAAGGTTTTCTAAAATATTGGGTATGGGGATATTCAACGTTCCCCCAGCTCCAACAAAATGAAGACGTCCATTTGGCTTCAAAAACGAAAGAAACATGTTCCAATCAAGATCAACAAACACAGTAGAAAGGATCATATCAAAACTTCTTTTGAGGAGTCGGATTTCTTTTTTGGTAAGTTCAGGTAGATAAACAAAATGATGAGCTCCGAGTTCTTTTGCTTCTCGTTCTTTCTCTTTCGTAGTTGAAAAGACTATGATCTCACATCCAAATGCCGAAGCAAATTCAATGGCTAAGTGCCCGAGCCCTCCCATGCCAATAACTCCAATTTTTATAGAAGGATGAGCAAAATTACGCAAAGGGTTATACACCGTGATTCCTCCACATAAAAGAGGAGCTGTAGTATCAGAAGGTAGATCCTCAGGAATCGGAATGGCAAATTTACTTTCAACGACGGTGTAGGTAGCAAAACCACCTGGTCTTCCTACGCACGTGGCGATGTGTTTTTCGCAGAACTGTTCTTGTCCCATCAAGCAGTATTCGCAATGACCGCAACTACCTGCTTGCCAGCCTATCCCCACTCGCATTCCAATTTTTAAGTTTTTAACGTTTTTCCCCGTTTTTTCGACGATCCCAATGATTTCATGCCCTGGCACTAAGGGATACGAACTGATCTTCCAGTCATTATCAATCAAATGGACATCGCTATGACAAATACCACAATGGGTGATTTTGACCAGAACTTCGTGATCTTGTAGTGGTTTTAATTCGAACTCATAAGGTTCTAATTCTGATTTTTCTTGGAAAGAAGCATAAGCCGAAACTTTCATAGTAGAAGAAAACTCTAAGTGAAAGTTCTGAAAAGAAAAAATCTTAACTCCCTAAAACTTTTTTGCATTTTTGATAGTAAAAATGAGCAGGATTATCATTTTGATTATACTCAAGGATTTCTTCGAAAAGAGAATAAGCTAAATCAATTTTTTGTTTTGTGTAATTTTCAATGCCTTTTATAAATTTTTCTTTCGTTTGTCTGTATTTTTGTTTGATTTCTTCATCGTAGTGGTTGTAAATTTCGTAGACCTTAACAGGTGTGTGTTTGCCTTTTAAAATGATAGTTCCAATGAAACGATGG
Coding sequences within it:
- a CDS encoding arsenate reductase ArsC, which encodes MKQVKRVLILCTGNSCRSQMAEGILKSFSSKHYIVSAGTNISDRVHPKAIKVMKEIGIDISNHYPKSVDQFLSQSFDFLITVCDSAKESCPTFYGPVKHRLHIGFEDPAKAEGTEEEVMNVFRKVRDEIYKEFKNFYEKYLA
- the pyrF gene encoding orotidine-5'-phosphate decarboxylase, which translates into the protein MSTYNRKTLKFIIETKKNLCIGIDPNADLLPTGYEKTIDGLKIFFSDIIEYTFDFCSAYKFNFAFFEAFGKDGWNLMDQILTIIRERMKTSQTKKILIADAKRGDILHSSKQYAKGIFEYWNFDAITVNPYMGFDSIKPFIEYPNKGTIVLCLTSNPSKVDFEFYGNPPLFLEVARKIYEWNQLYDNVSAVVGATNTLEDLKQIKQITKDIPILVPGIGEQKGSLENVLHVFEWNALINISRSLIYSAPHRNDLAQSINNFINNFYDQVQTHLQAKYFS
- a CDS encoding long-chain fatty acid--CoA ligase, with the translated sequence MSTKTKAKNLAELYKEAAEKYGDLPAFATRNENKVFEPVSFKELYEMGVALATAFIDLGIQQREHVCFFSDNRFEWILVDYGIQLCGAVDVPRGSDITDGDIQYIVPHSDAKVVIVENQAVLDKVLKNKAHLKNIQHIIVMDKNTKPPEGVLHLYDLLEKGKELRKKGDRRVEERMANIKEDDLFTLIYTSGTTGTPKGVMLTHKNIISQINNLPDEITLSPQDRVLSILPIWHIFERMFEMLCIANGICTYYTNVRNVREDLTIVKPTFMASAPRLWESVYQGILKRIEEAPAIRRNLFHAAYYCSKKFKGAIRFLTFRELDTTGRNPIYSFFLGIYHLINLIIFAIPNLILDAIVLSKIRAATGGKLRGSVSGGGALPLHVDEFFNNIGIPVLEGYGMTETAPVLAVRTYSKLVPGTVGPLYPNTELRLIDISTGEILYTTEPNGPKKRGVKGEIHVRGPQVMKGYYKNPEATAKTIDKDGFLNTGDLGMMTFNNCLKIVGRSKETVVLLGGENVEPVPIENRLLESPLIHQCMVVGQDKKYLAALIVPSLEQLKEYGSTYEELAKNEEVLKLLRNEVKRLISAEAGFKSFERVVDIRLLPKPFEVGDELTNLFKIKRHVVTEKYKDLIEEMYKEK
- a CDS encoding NAD(P)-dependent alcohol dehydrogenase; translation: MKVSAYASFQEKSELEPYEFELKPLQDHEVLVKITHCGICHSDVHLIDNDWKISSYPLVPGHEIIGIVEKTGKNVKNLKIGMRVGIGWQAGSCGHCEYCLMGQEQFCEKHIATCVGRPGGFATYTVVESKFAIPIPEDLPSDTTAPLLCGGITVYNPLRNFAHPSIKIGVIGMGGLGHLAIEFASAFGCEIIVFSTTKEKEREAKELGAHHFVYLPELTKKEIRLLKRSFDMILSTVFVDLDWNMFLSFLKPNGRLHFVGAGGTLNIPIPNILENLHISGSIIGSPSLIKEMLEFARRHKIKAKIETFPLEEVNQAIRKLRNNTIRYRAVLFHK